The following coding sequences are from one Plectropomus leopardus isolate mb chromosome 10, YSFRI_Pleo_2.0, whole genome shotgun sequence window:
- the LOC121949153 gene encoding LOW QUALITY PROTEIN: C-type lectin lectoxin-Thr1-like (The sequence of the model RefSeq protein was modified relative to this genomic sequence to represent the inferred CDS: substituted 2 bases at 2 genomic stop codons), with the protein MRQGVESPEDXRLSPKPDXLVATGQSCCPGVILEGKCYQFFREPKRAEDAIYLGYIFSTSFCQKHFPGGHLASITSRHVHREVMNMMLRQSGACTSTWIGGLRYLETGRFIWLDGSHWSYADWLSGDPHNPAHVEDCVELLPLGNGKFNDFTCWEPQAFICCYPSLQRAPFISAYISDLM; encoded by the exons ATGAGGCAGGGAGTTGAAAGTCCTGAAGACTGAAGATTATCACCAAAGCCAGActaa CTTGTGGCCACAGGGCAGAGCTGTTGTCCTGGTGTGATACTGGAGGGGAAATGTTACCAGTTCTTTAGAGAGCCAAAGAGAGCTGAAGATGCGATATATTTAGGCTACATATTCTCCACT TCTTTCTGTCAGAAACATTTCCCCGGCGGCCACCTGGCCTCCATCACGAGCCGACACGTCCACAGAGAGGTGATGAACATGATGCTGCGGCAGAGTGGGGCGTGCACGAGCACCTGGATTGGCGGGCTGCGATATCTGGAG ACCGGTCGCTTTATCTGGTTGGATGGATCCCACTGGAGCTACGCTGATTGGCTGTCAGGGGATCCCCATAACCCAGCGCACGTGGAGGACtgtgtggagctgct TCCTTTAGGAAATGGAAAATTTAATGACTTCACATGTTGGGAACCTCAGGCCTTCATCTGCTGCTACCCTTCTCTGCAGAGAGCTCCTTTTATATCTGCTTATATCTCTGATTTGATGTAG